A window from Pseudomonas sp. MRSN 12121 encodes these proteins:
- a CDS encoding NAD(P)/FAD-dependent oxidoreductase, whose protein sequence is MLRITELKLPIDHPDEDLRPAILQRLGIASEELLDFTLFKRSYDARKKSSELYFIYTLDLEVRDEARLLHKFADDRNVNPAPDVSYKFVGQAPAALEQRPIVVGFGPCGIFAGLVLAQMGFKPIILERGKEVRQRTKDTWGLWRKSVLNPESNVQFGEGGAGTFSDGKLYSQIKDPKHHGRKVLHEFVKAGAPEEILYVSKPHIGTFRLTGVVENMRQQIIALGGEVRFEQRVTDVLIEDGQLVGVELASGEQLHSRHVILALGHSARDTFRMLHGRGVYMEAKPFSVGFRIEHPQSLIDSARLGKYAGHPKLGAADYKLVHHAKNGRSVYSFCMCPGGTVVAATSEPNRVVTNGMSQYSRNERNANSGIVVGITPEVDYPGGPLAGIELQERLESHAFVLGGSNYEAPAQLVGDFIAGKPSTALGSVEPSYKPGVALGDLALALPDFAIEAIREALPAFERQIKGYSLHDAVLTGIETRTSSPLRITRDESMQSLNVKGLFPAGEGAGYAGGILSAGVDGIRIAEAVARSILGIEA, encoded by the coding sequence ATGTTACGAATCACCGAACTCAAGCTGCCGATCGACCATCCCGATGAAGACCTGCGCCCTGCCATCCTGCAGCGCCTGGGCATCGCCAGCGAGGAACTGCTCGACTTCACCCTGTTCAAGCGCAGCTACGACGCGCGCAAGAAGTCGTCCGAGCTGTACTTCATCTATACCCTCGACCTCGAAGTTCGCGACGAGGCCAGGCTGCTGCACAAGTTCGCCGACGACCGTAACGTCAACCCGGCTCCGGATGTCAGCTATAAGTTCGTCGGCCAGGCGCCCGCCGCCCTGGAGCAGCGCCCGATCGTCGTCGGTTTCGGCCCCTGCGGGATTTTCGCCGGCCTGGTGCTGGCGCAGATGGGCTTCAAGCCGATCATCCTCGAGCGTGGCAAGGAAGTGCGCCAGCGCACCAAGGACACCTGGGGCCTGTGGCGCAAGAGCGTGCTCAACCCGGAATCCAACGTGCAGTTCGGCGAAGGCGGCGCGGGGACCTTCTCCGACGGCAAGCTGTACAGCCAGATCAAGGACCCGAAACACCACGGCCGCAAGGTTCTGCACGAGTTCGTCAAGGCCGGCGCGCCGGAAGAGATCCTCTACGTCAGCAAGCCGCACATCGGCACCTTCCGCCTGACCGGCGTGGTCGAGAACATGCGCCAGCAGATCATCGCCCTGGGCGGTGAAGTGCGCTTCGAGCAACGGGTGACCGACGTGCTGATCGAAGACGGCCAGCTGGTGGGCGTCGAGCTCGCCAGCGGCGAACAGCTGCACTCCCGGCACGTGATCCTGGCCCTCGGCCACAGCGCCCGCGACACCTTCCGCATGCTCCACGGCCGTGGCGTGTACATGGAAGCCAAGCCTTTCTCCGTGGGCTTCCGGATCGAACACCCGCAATCGCTGATCGACAGCGCGCGCCTGGGCAAGTACGCCGGCCATCCGAAACTCGGCGCGGCCGACTACAAGCTGGTGCACCACGCGAAGAACGGCCGTTCGGTCTACAGCTTCTGCATGTGCCCGGGCGGCACCGTGGTGGCGGCGACCTCCGAACCGAACCGGGTGGTCACCAACGGCATGAGCCAGTACTCGCGCAACGAGCGCAACGCCAACTCCGGCATCGTGGTCGGCATCACCCCGGAAGTGGATTACCCGGGCGGCCCGCTGGCCGGTATCGAGCTGCAGGAGCGCCTGGAATCCCACGCCTTCGTTCTCGGTGGCAGCAACTACGAAGCCCCGGCGCAACTGGTCGGCGACTTCATCGCCGGCAAGCCGTCCACCGCCCTGGGCAGCGTCGAGCCGTCCTACAAGCCGGGCGTGGCCCTGGGCGACCTGGCCCTGGCCCTGCCGGACTTCGCCATCGAGGCGATCCGCGAAGCGCTGCCGGCCTTCGAGCGGCAGATCAAGGGTTACTCGCTGCATGACGCGGTACTGACCGGGATCGAGACCCGCACCTCGTCGCCGCTGCGCATTACCCGCGACGAGTCGATGCAGAGCCTCAACGTCAAAGGCCTGTTCCCGGCCGGCGAAGGCGCCGGTTACGCCGGCGGCATCCTCTCGGCCGGCGTGGACGGGATTCGCATCGCCGAAGCGGTGGCGCGCAGCATCCTCGGCATCGAGGCGTAA
- a CDS encoding COG3650 family protein, protein MRAARSLVCIALLPLFAGCQMLSVFDGSSGASSQAGQTRMQGTLSAAEGRLLFKPCTGEQRYAVKDDGGTSILQEAATLAEKQGTLFADLRGHFSPSQSGGADSEVALSQLYRLERSNDACGDPDFPRLILRASGKAPAWNVDVSAKGMRIERADQPALALPYLEEQLGDGRFNLSSEANNRHVELWVAPQRCVDSQTGSVQHLSAELRVDGQVQRGCAYFGGSRND, encoded by the coding sequence ATGCGTGCCGCCCGTTCCCTCGTTTGTATCGCCCTGCTCCCCCTGTTCGCCGGTTGCCAGATGCTGTCGGTATTCGACGGCTCGTCCGGGGCCTCGTCCCAGGCCGGCCAGACCCGCATGCAAGGCACGCTGAGCGCCGCCGAAGGCCGACTGCTGTTCAAGCCTTGCACGGGCGAACAGCGTTATGCGGTCAAGGACGACGGCGGCACCAGCATCCTCCAGGAAGCCGCTACCCTGGCGGAAAAGCAGGGCACGCTGTTCGCCGACCTGCGCGGGCACTTTTCCCCGAGCCAGTCCGGCGGCGCCGACAGCGAGGTAGCGCTGAGCCAGCTGTATCGGCTCGAACGCTCGAACGACGCCTGCGGCGACCCCGACTTCCCGCGCCTGATCCTGCGGGCCAGCGGCAAGGCCCCGGCCTGGAACGTCGACGTCAGCGCCAAGGGCATGCGCATCGAACGCGCCGACCAGCCCGCCCTGGCCCTGCCCTACCTGGAAGAGCAACTGGGCGATGGCCGTTTCAACCTCAGCAGCGAGGCCAACAACCGCCACGTCGAACTCTGGGTCGCCCCGCAACGCTGCGTGGACAGCCAGACCGGCAGCGTGCAGCACCTGAGCGCGGAGCTGCGGGTCGATGGCCAGGTGCAGCGCGGTTGCGCCTACTTCGGCGGCTCGCGCAACGACTGA
- a CDS encoding short chain dehydrogenase has translation MKILLIGATGTIGSAVDKELAQRHEIVRIGRTSGDYQVDISDSASIRALFEKTGHFDALVCAAGSVTFAPLGEMNEQSFALGLQDKLMGQVNLLLIGREFANDGASFTLTSGILNRDPIRSGASAALVNGALDAFVRAAAIELPRGLRVNSVSPTVLEEAMGSYAPFFRGYKPVPAADVALAYAKSVEGLQTGQTFIVG, from the coding sequence ATGAAAATCCTTCTGATCGGCGCCACCGGCACCATAGGCTCGGCGGTAGACAAGGAACTGGCGCAACGCCACGAGATCGTTCGCATTGGCCGCACCAGCGGCGACTACCAGGTGGATATCAGCGACAGCGCCTCGATCCGCGCCCTGTTCGAAAAAACCGGCCACTTCGATGCGCTGGTCTGCGCCGCGGGCAGCGTCACGTTCGCGCCGCTGGGCGAGATGAACGAACAGAGCTTCGCCCTGGGCCTGCAGGACAAGCTGATGGGCCAGGTCAACCTACTGCTGATCGGCCGAGAGTTCGCCAACGATGGCGCCTCCTTCACCCTGACCTCCGGCATCCTCAACCGCGATCCGATCCGCAGCGGCGCCTCGGCGGCCCTGGTCAACGGCGCCCTCGACGCGTTCGTCCGCGCCGCCGCCATCGAGTTGCCCCGCGGCCTGCGCGTGAACTCGGTGAGCCCGACCGTGCTGGAAGAAGCCATGGGCAGCTATGCCCCGTTCTTTCGCGGCTACAAGCCGGTCCCCGCTGCCGACGTGGCATTGGCCTATGCCAAGAGCGTGGAAGGCCTGCAGACTGGCCAGACCTTTATCGTCGGCTGA
- a CDS encoding LysR family transcriptional regulator, with protein MSEMDDLAAFAVLIEAGSFTLAAQQLGCSKGQLSKRISALEAQFAVVLLQRTTRRLSLTAAGAALLPQAQALLAQVQRARQALARLKDDMAGPVRLTMPVSLGESFFDGALLAFSQTYPEVQIELELNNSYRDLARDGFDLAIRLEVANDQRLVARPLLAWHEMTCASPAYLEQHGEPRVPQDLAGHRCLLNSHYSGREEWLYHQQHELLRVRVSGPFASNHYNLLKKAALVGAGVARLPSYLLQAELGDGRLRALLRDYQTRSMPMYLVHPYQGGLPRRTQVLADYLIDWFKRSGEALDRL; from the coding sequence ATGAGCGAGATGGATGACCTGGCAGCCTTCGCTGTCCTGATCGAAGCCGGCAGCTTCACCCTGGCCGCCCAGCAACTGGGCTGCAGCAAGGGGCAATTGTCCAAGCGCATCAGCGCGCTCGAGGCGCAATTCGCGGTGGTCTTGCTGCAACGCACCACCCGCCGCCTGAGCCTGACCGCGGCGGGCGCGGCGCTGCTGCCCCAGGCCCAGGCGCTGCTGGCGCAGGTGCAGCGGGCGCGCCAGGCGCTGGCACGGCTCAAGGACGACATGGCCGGGCCGGTGCGGCTGACGATGCCGGTGTCCCTGGGGGAGAGCTTTTTCGATGGCGCGCTGCTGGCGTTTTCCCAGACCTACCCCGAGGTGCAGATCGAGCTGGAATTGAACAACAGTTACCGCGACCTGGCCCGGGACGGTTTCGACCTGGCGATCCGCCTGGAGGTGGCCAACGACCAGCGGCTGGTGGCCCGGCCGCTGCTGGCCTGGCATGAGATGACCTGCGCCAGCCCGGCCTACCTGGAGCAGCATGGCGAGCCGCGCGTACCCCAGGACCTGGCCGGGCATCGCTGCCTGCTCAACAGCCACTACAGCGGCCGCGAGGAGTGGCTTTACCACCAGCAGCACGAATTGCTGCGGGTGCGGGTGTCCGGGCCTTTTGCCAGCAATCACTACAACCTGCTGAAGAAGGCCGCGCTGGTGGGGGCCGGGGTCGCTCGGCTGCCGTCCTACCTGCTGCAGGCGGAACTGGGCGACGGGCGCCTGCGTGCCCTGCTGCGCGACTACCAGACCCGCAGCATGCCGATGTACCTGGTGCACCCGTACCAGGGCGGCTTGCCCAGGCGCACCCAGGTCCTGGCCGATTACCTGATCGACTGGTTCAAGCGCAGCGGCGAGGCGCTGGACCGCCTGTAA
- a CDS encoding DoxX family protein, which produces MHPPCTHHPLTRGVNRLIQLLERIPHSLIAFVARFSIAAVFWKSGQTKIEGLAIDLFSGTFELGVPRLADSTIPLFRSEYALPLLSPELAAHLAAFAEHLFPVLLLIGFATRFSALALLGMTLTIQLFVYPDAYPTHGTWAALLLYLMARGPGALSIDHLIARRYR; this is translated from the coding sequence ATGCACCCCCCTTGCACCCACCACCCGCTGACCCGCGGGGTGAACCGGCTCATCCAGTTGCTGGAACGCATCCCCCACAGCCTGATCGCCTTTGTCGCGCGCTTTTCCATCGCCGCGGTGTTCTGGAAATCCGGCCAGACCAAAATCGAGGGGCTGGCCATCGACCTGTTCTCCGGGACCTTCGAGCTCGGCGTGCCGCGCCTGGCCGATTCGACGATCCCGCTGTTTCGCAGCGAGTACGCGCTGCCGCTGCTCTCCCCGGAACTGGCCGCGCACCTGGCCGCCTTCGCCGAGCACCTGTTCCCGGTGCTGCTGCTGATCGGCTTCGCCACACGCTTCTCGGCCCTGGCGCTGCTGGGCATGACCCTGACCATCCAGCTCTTCGTCTACCCCGACGCCTACCCGACCCACGGCACCTGGGCGGCCCTCCTGCTGTACCTGATGGCCCGCGGTCCCGGCGCGCTGTCCATCGACCACCTGATCGCCCGCCGCTACCGCTGA
- a CDS encoding DNA-binding domain-containing protein: protein MNTQAAFASALLDPDQPCPADLYSANGADPASRFAVYRNNVQSSLINALADTYPVVAQLVGDEFFRAMAALYVRACPPRSAVLSDYGHDFAAFVEGFPPAAGLPYLADVARLERLRVVAYHAADANPLPAPQIVAAMAEPETLGQRRVILHPSLGQLDSAHPVVALWAVHQGQGDWQAIDLQQGQHALVLRHELDVEVFALEAGDACFIHNLRRSQPLQLAIDDAFAVDPAFDPGRALGLLISRGAITRLSPPSEA from the coding sequence ATGAATACCCAAGCCGCCTTCGCCAGCGCCCTGCTCGACCCCGACCAGCCCTGCCCCGCGGACTTGTACAGCGCCAATGGCGCCGACCCGGCCAGCCGCTTCGCGGTGTACCGCAACAATGTCCAGAGTTCGCTGATCAACGCCCTGGCCGACACCTACCCGGTCGTGGCGCAACTGGTGGGCGATGAGTTCTTCCGCGCCATGGCCGCGCTCTACGTCAGGGCCTGCCCGCCGCGCAGCGCCGTGCTCAGCGACTACGGCCACGACTTCGCGGCCTTCGTCGAGGGCTTCCCTCCCGCGGCCGGGCTGCCGTACCTGGCAGACGTGGCGCGCCTGGAACGCTTGCGGGTGGTGGCCTACCACGCCGCCGACGCCAACCCGCTGCCCGCGCCACAGATCGTGGCGGCCATGGCCGAGCCAGAGACGCTGGGGCAACGCCGCGTGATCCTGCACCCCTCGCTCGGCCAGCTGGACTCGGCTCATCCGGTGGTCGCGCTATGGGCCGTGCACCAGGGCCAGGGCGACTGGCAAGCCATCGACCTGCAACAGGGGCAACACGCCCTGGTACTGCGCCATGAGCTGGATGTCGAGGTGTTCGCCCTCGAGGCCGGCGACGCCTGCTTCATCCATAACCTGCGCCGCTCGCAACCGCTGCAACTCGCCATCGATGACGCCTTCGCCGTCGATCCGGCCTTCGATCCGGGCCGCGCCCTGGGGTTGTTGATCAGCCGCGGCGCCATCACTCGTCTGTCCCCCCCTTCCGAGGCCTGA
- a CDS encoding DUF692 domain-containing protein codes for MMNIAMPPALRPATQATASSLPHRAGLGLKTEHLREVLSQRPDIGFFEVHAENYMVDGGPFHHYLGLIREQYPLSLHGVGLSIGAEGPLDLRHLQRLAALIERYQPQSFSEHLAWSSHGPVFLNDLLPLAYDRPTLDRVCEHIDQVQSTLRRPMLLENPATYLEFRRSSMDEAEFIREVLRRTGCGLLLDVNNVYVSCINHRRDPLAYIDALPLQSVGEIHLAGFAEDTDSLGDRLLIDDHGAPIDNAVWALYLRLLDRIGPTATLIERDNQVPAFSVLHAEARQAEQLLQSARRPA; via the coding sequence ATGATGAACATTGCCATGCCACCTGCACTGCGTCCCGCCACTCAGGCGACCGCCTCCAGCCTGCCGCATCGCGCCGGGCTGGGGCTCAAGACCGAGCACCTGCGCGAGGTCCTGAGCCAACGGCCCGACATCGGTTTCTTCGAAGTCCATGCGGAAAACTACATGGTCGATGGCGGGCCGTTTCACCACTACCTGGGGCTGATCCGCGAACAGTACCCGCTGTCGCTGCATGGCGTCGGCCTGTCGATCGGAGCCGAGGGGCCACTGGACCTTCGGCACCTGCAACGCCTGGCCGCGCTGATCGAGCGCTACCAGCCCCAGTCCTTTTCCGAACACCTGGCCTGGTCCAGCCATGGCCCGGTGTTTCTCAACGACCTGCTACCCCTGGCCTATGACCGGCCGACGCTGGACCGCGTCTGCGAACACATCGACCAGGTACAGAGCACCCTGCGCCGGCCCATGCTGCTGGAGAACCCGGCGACCTACCTGGAGTTTCGCCGCTCGAGCATGGACGAGGCCGAGTTCATCCGCGAAGTGCTACGCCGCACTGGCTGCGGCCTGTTGCTGGATGTGAACAACGTCTACGTGTCGTGCATCAACCATCGGCGCGATCCGCTGGCCTATATCGATGCCTTGCCGCTGCAGAGCGTGGGCGAGATTCATCTGGCCGGCTTCGCCGAGGACACCGACAGCCTGGGCGACCGCCTGCTGATCGACGATCACGGCGCGCCGATCGATAACGCGGTGTGGGCACTGTACCTGCGGCTGCTGGACCGGATCGGGCCGACCGCGACCCTGATCGAGCGCGACAACCAGGTGCCGGCGTTTTCCGTGCTGCACGCCGAGGCACGCCAGGCCGAGCAGTTGCTGCAAAGCGCAAGGAGGCCGGCATGA
- a CDS encoding DUF2282 domain-containing protein, producing MTATTRTLSAAALALALGSALSIAALPTTAQAADDMEKCFGVAMKGKNDCAAGAGTTCAGTAKVDHQANAWKLVPKGTCEKTASSTSPTGFGQLQAYKAKS from the coding sequence ATGACCGCTACCACTCGCACCCTGTCCGCCGCTGCCCTGGCCCTGGCGCTCGGTTCTGCCTTGAGCATCGCCGCCCTGCCGACCACCGCCCAGGCCGCCGACGACATGGAAAAATGCTTTGGCGTCGCCATGAAAGGCAAGAACGATTGCGCCGCCGGCGCGGGCACCACCTGTGCCGGCACCGCCAAGGTCGACCACCAGGCCAACGCCTGGAAGCTGGTACCGAAGGGCACCTGCGAAAAAACCGCGAGCAGCACTTCGCCGACCGGCTTCGGCCAGCTCCAGGCCTACAAGGCCAAGTCGTAA
- a CDS encoding ABC transporter ATP-binding protein yields MLQFENVSTFYGKIQALHSVNVEIRQGEIVTLIGANGAGKSTLLMTLCGSPQAHSGSIRYLGEELVGQSSAQIMRKSIAVVPEGRRVFARLTVEENLAMGGFFTDKGDYQEQMDKVLHLFPRLKERFTQRGGTMSGGEQQMLAIGRALMSKPKLLLLDEPSLGLAPIIIQQIFDIIEQLRRDGVTVFLVEQNANQALKIADRAYVLENGRVVMQGTGEALLTDPKVREAYLGG; encoded by the coding sequence ATGCTGCAGTTCGAAAACGTTTCCACCTTCTACGGCAAGATCCAGGCGCTGCACAGCGTCAACGTCGAGATCCGCCAGGGCGAGATCGTCACCCTGATCGGGGCCAACGGCGCCGGCAAATCCACCCTGCTGATGACCCTCTGCGGCTCGCCGCAGGCCCACAGCGGCAGCATCCGTTACCTGGGTGAAGAGCTGGTGGGGCAGAGCTCGGCGCAGATCATGCGCAAGAGCATTGCCGTGGTGCCGGAAGGCCGCCGGGTGTTCGCCCGCCTGACCGTCGAGGAAAACCTGGCCATGGGCGGGTTCTTCACCGACAAGGGCGACTACCAGGAGCAGATGGACAAGGTCCTGCACCTGTTCCCGCGCCTCAAGGAACGCTTCACTCAGCGCGGCGGCACCATGTCCGGGGGCGAGCAGCAGATGCTCGCCATCGGCCGGGCGCTGATGAGCAAGCCCAAGCTGTTGCTGCTCGACGAACCGTCCCTGGGCCTGGCGCCGATCATCATCCAGCAGATCTTCGACATCATCGAACAGCTGCGCCGCGACGGCGTGACGGTGTTCCTGGTGGAGCAGAACGCCAACCAGGCGCTGAAGATCGCCGACCGCGCCTATGTGCTGGAAAACGGCCGGGTGGTGATGCAAGGCACCGGCGAAGCCCTGCTGACCGACCCCAAGGTGCGCGAAGCCTACCTGGGCGGCTGA
- the livG gene encoding high-affinity branched-chain amino acid ABC transporter ATP-binding protein LivG, whose amino-acid sequence MSREILKVENLSMRFGGLLAVNGVALTVKEKQVVALIGPNGAGKTTVFNCLTGFYQPTGGSILLDGEPIQGLPGHKIALKGVVRTFQNVRLFKDMTAVENLLIAQHRHLNTNFLSGLFKTPAFRKSEREAMEYAEYWLEKVNLKEFANRTAGTLAYGQQRRLEIARCMMTRPRILMLDEPAAGLNPKETEDLKALISVLREEHNVTVLLIEHDMKLVMSISDHIVVINQGTPLANGTPEQIRDNPDVIKAYLGEA is encoded by the coding sequence ATGAGCCGCGAGATCCTCAAAGTCGAAAATCTGAGCATGCGCTTCGGCGGCTTGCTGGCGGTCAACGGCGTGGCCCTGACCGTCAAGGAAAAACAGGTGGTGGCGCTGATCGGGCCTAACGGCGCGGGCAAGACCACGGTGTTCAACTGCCTGACCGGTTTCTACCAGCCTACCGGCGGCAGCATCCTGCTGGACGGCGAGCCGATCCAGGGCCTGCCCGGACACAAGATCGCCCTCAAGGGCGTGGTGCGCACCTTCCAGAACGTGCGGCTGTTCAAGGACATGACGGCGGTCGAGAACCTGCTGATCGCCCAGCACCGTCACTTGAACACCAACTTCCTGTCCGGCCTGTTCAAGACCCCGGCGTTCCGCAAGAGCGAGCGCGAGGCCATGGAATACGCCGAGTACTGGCTGGAAAAGGTCAACCTCAAGGAATTCGCCAACCGCACCGCCGGCACCCTGGCCTACGGTCAGCAACGTCGCCTGGAAATCGCCCGCTGCATGATGACCCGCCCGCGGATCCTCATGCTCGACGAACCGGCCGCCGGCCTGAACCCGAAGGAAACCGAAGACCTCAAGGCCCTGATCAGCGTGCTGCGCGAAGAGCACAACGTGACCGTGCTGCTGATCGAACACGACATGAAACTGGTCATGAGCATTTCCGACCATATCGTCGTGATCAACCAGGGCACGCCCCTGGCCAACGGCACGCCGGAACAGATCCGCGACAATCCCGATGTGATCAAAGCCTACCTGGGGGAAGCGTAA